A stretch of DNA from Pirellulales bacterium:
GGCATCGACGATCGCATGGATCGGCGGGGGGACGTCGTCGTGGCGATTGAAGGCGATGGCCGCCGGTTGCTGCAGTTCGAAGCGCGTGGCGGTCAAGCGCCGACGCCAATTGACCTGGACATCACCGGCGTGCAGCGGTTGGCCATTGTGGTCGACTTTGGCGAGAATCAGGACGTGGCCGATCATCTCAATCTTTGCGAGGCCAAGTTGATGCGATGAAGCACATGCTCTTGTGGTTGTCGCTCGCCGTCTTACTGCTGCCGCGGCTTGTGCTTGCCGAGGTCGATCCGCTCGTTCGCGAGGCCGAAGCGCGGCGGATCGCCGTGATGCAGAGCGTCGAGCCGAGCGTGGTCGCTATCTTTTCGGCTGATGGTGGGGGAGGGGGATCGGGAGTCGTCATCACACCCGACGGCTACGCGCTATCGAATTTTCACGTGACCAAGCCCTCTGGCGCGTGGATGAAATGCGGCCTGGCGGACGGCAGTTACCTGGATGCGGTGCTCGTCGGCCTCGATCCAACAGGTGACGTCGCCCTGATCAAACTGCTGGGGCGCGAGAAGTTTCCCTTCGCGGAGATGGCCGATAGCGATCAGATGCGAGTTGGCCAATGGGTCTTCGCCATGGGCAACCCGTTTCTGCTGGCGACCGATTTTCGTCCGACTGTGACCTATGGCATTGTCTCCGGGGTGCATCGCTATCAACCGCCGGCCGGCAGTTTCTTGGAGTACGCCGACTGCCTGCAGATCGACGCGTCGATCAATCCGGGCAACTCGGGGGGGCCGCTATTCAACTCGGATGGCAAGCTGATCGGCATCAATGGTCGTGGCTCGTTCGAGAAGCGCGGCCGTGTGAATGTGGGCGTGGCCTATGCAATCTCGATCAACCAGATCAAGAAGTTCCTCGGCGCGTTGCGCGGCGGGCGCGTCGTGGACCATGCCAGCCTGGGCGCCGTGGTCGCCAGCGACGGCCAGGGGCGCGTGGTGATTAGCGACATCCTCGAAACCTCGGACGCTTATCGCCGCGGCCTGCGTTATGGCGATGAGGTGTTGAGTTTCGCGGGGCGGCCCATTCGCACGGTGAACGCGTTCAAAAACGCGTTGGGCGTGTTGCCGGATGGGTGGCGCGTGCCGATTGAGTATCGTCGCCGTGGCGAAACGCAGCGCGTCTTTGTGCGGCTGACGGGGATGCACACCGAGGCCGAATTGGCGCAAGTGGTCGCCGGCCCTGGCGTGCCCGACCCGGACAAGCCGAACGACGAGGATGAGGGGGGACCAAAGCTCCCCAAGTTGCCGGAGGGAGACAGGGAAAAGGAGGCGCCGCCGGAGGGGGAGCATCCCGTGCCCAAGCAACTGCCCATCGGCGGCGCGCATCAGGCCAAGGAGATGCCGCAAGCGGTGAAGGCGTTGTTCGCCGAGCGCGATGGATTCGCCAATTTCCACTTTAACGAGGTCGAGCTGGCGCGCGTCTTGAAGTCGCTATTCGGCCAAGGCGATTTTGCGCCTTGGACCGGCGCTTGGCGATTGAAAGGAGAACTGGCGACCGCTGGCGACGCCGAGTTCACGCTGGACGATAAGACCGTCAAGGCCGTGCTGCCGGGCGGCCAGTTGCGGCTCGACATCAGCGACGATCTGACCGCGGCGCGCGATCCGGCGGACAGCGGTGGGCTAATGGCCGCGCTTCATTTTTGGCGACAACTGCTTTTGCGTGGCCCGGCGGGCTTTGACCAGCTTGTGTATCAAGGCGAAGCGCCCTTGCCGATTGGCGACGCGCTGTACGACGTGCTGCTGGGGCAGGCGGCGGGCACGCGCGTGCGTTGTTATCTGGACAAGCAGTCGGGGCGTCTCGTCGCGCTCGAACTGTTTTTGGTCGCCGATGAGGATCCGTGCGAGTTGTACTTTCGAGCCTATCACGATCAAGAGGGTCGAGCGATTCCGGGAGAGATCGAGTGTCGCTACGGCGACGAGATTTATGGCGTGTTCCACTTCCCTGAGTTTGCCGTCTTGAAGCAGAGCGAGCGATGACGCCGAGAGCGATCATTATCCGATGGGCCTTGCTCGTGGCGGCGCTTGTCTCCTCGCACGCGGGAGCGCGCGCCGATTTTGTGGAGACAATCGCCGGGGCGCAGCCGAAAATCGTCAAACTAATGGGCGCCGGCGGCTTTCGCGGATTGGAGCCGTATCAGAGCGGAATGCTGATTTCCGCCGATGGCAAGATTCTCACCGCTTGGAGCTATGTGCTCGACACCGATCTGGTGCAAGCCACGTTGGCCGATGGCCGGCGATTTTCCGCCAAGCTATTGGGCGCCGACGCCCAGCGCGAAGTGGCGGTGCTGCAAATCGAAGCCGAGGACTTGCCGTATTTCGATCTAGCCCAGTCGCGCGGCGCCGAACTGGGAGAGCGAGTGTTGGCGCTAAGCAATGTGTTTGGAGTGGCCGCAGGGGACGAGGCGGCGAGCGTGCAGCATGGGATCATCGCCGCCAAAACGCAGTTCGCGGCCCGGCGCGGCGTGTTCGAGATGCCGTATCGAGGGCCGGTCTATGTGCTCGACGCCATGACCAATAACCCAGGCGCGGCGGGCGGGGCGCTCATTGCAGCGGATGGTTCGCTACTCGGGATTCTCGGCAAGGAAGTCCGTAGCGCGGCGACCGGCGCCTGGTTGAACTACGCCGTGCCGATCGAGGAAATCGTGGGAGAAATCGACAAATTGGCGAGTGGGCAATACATTTCCGCGCCACGCGCCGAAGCGGAGAAGCCGGCGCAGGCCTGGAGCTTGGAACGATTGGGTTTGGACACCGTGCCGAACGTCGTCGAACGCACCCCGCCCTTTGTCGACCGGGTCGCGCTCGACTCGGTTGCGCGGCGCGGCGGCCTGCGGGCGGACGATTTGATCGTGTCGGTCAATGACCGCTTGGTGCAGTCGATACAGGCGCTGCAAATCGAGTTGGAGCTGATCGACCGTGCCGACCCAGTGCGGTTGGGCGTGATGCGCGACAATCAACTGATCGAAATCCGCTTGGAGGCGCTGCAGTCGCCATGATGCGCCTGGCT
This window harbors:
- a CDS encoding S1C family serine protease, whose protein sequence is MTPRAIIIRWALLVAALVSSHAGARADFVETIAGAQPKIVKLMGAGGFRGLEPYQSGMLISADGKILTAWSYVLDTDLVQATLADGRRFSAKLLGADAQREVAVLQIEAEDLPYFDLAQSRGAELGERVLALSNVFGVAAGDEAASVQHGIIAAKTQFAARRGVFEMPYRGPVYVLDAMTNNPGAAGGALIAADGSLLGILGKEVRSAATGAWLNYAVPIEEIVGEIDKLASGQYISAPRAEAEKPAQAWSLERLGLDTVPNVVERTPPFVDRVALDSVARRGGLRADDLIVSVNDRLVQSIQALQIELELIDRADPVRLGVMRDNQLIEIRLEALQSP
- a CDS encoding NPCBM/NEW2 domain-containing protein — encoded protein: GIDDRMDRRGDVVVAIEGDGRRLLQFEARGGQAPTPIDLDITGVQRLAIVVDFGENQDVADHLNLCEAKLMR
- a CDS encoding trypsin-like peptidase domain-containing protein, with amino-acid sequence MKHMLLWLSLAVLLLPRLVLAEVDPLVREAEARRIAVMQSVEPSVVAIFSADGGGGGSGVVITPDGYALSNFHVTKPSGAWMKCGLADGSYLDAVLVGLDPTGDVALIKLLGREKFPFAEMADSDQMRVGQWVFAMGNPFLLATDFRPTVTYGIVSGVHRYQPPAGSFLEYADCLQIDASINPGNSGGPLFNSDGKLIGINGRGSFEKRGRVNVGVAYAISINQIKKFLGALRGGRVVDHASLGAVVASDGQGRVVISDILETSDAYRRGLRYGDEVLSFAGRPIRTVNAFKNALGVLPDGWRVPIEYRRRGETQRVFVRLTGMHTEAELAQVVAGPGVPDPDKPNDEDEGGPKLPKLPEGDREKEAPPEGEHPVPKQLPIGGAHQAKEMPQAVKALFAERDGFANFHFNEVELARVLKSLFGQGDFAPWTGAWRLKGELATAGDAEFTLDDKTVKAVLPGGQLRLDISDDLTAARDPADSGGLMAALHFWRQLLLRGPAGFDQLVYQGEAPLPIGDALYDVLLGQAAGTRVRCYLDKQSGRLVALELFLVADEDPCELYFRAYHDQEGRAIPGEIECRYGDEIYGVFHFPEFAVLKQSER